One Streptomyces sp. P9-A2 DNA window includes the following coding sequences:
- the rplE gene encoding 50S ribosomal protein L5 — protein MTTTTTPRLKTKYREEIAGKLREQFSYENVMQVPGLVKIVVNMGVGDAARDSKLMDGAVRDLTTITGQKPAVTKARKSIAQFKLREGQPIGAHVTLRGDRMWEFLDRTLSLALPRIRDFRGLSPKQFDGRGNYTFGLTEQVMFHEIDQDKIDRVRGMDITVVTTATNDEEGRALLRHLGFPFKEA, from the coding sequence ATGACGACCACCACCACTCCGCGTCTGAAGACGAAGTACCGCGAGGAGATCGCGGGCAAGCTGCGTGAGCAGTTCTCCTACGAGAACGTCATGCAGGTTCCCGGCCTCGTCAAGATCGTGGTCAACATGGGTGTGGGCGACGCCGCCCGCGACTCGAAGTTGATGGACGGCGCCGTGCGCGACCTCACCACGATCACCGGTCAGAAGCCGGCCGTCACCAAGGCCCGCAAGTCCATCGCGCAGTTCAAGCTGCGCGAGGGTCAGCCGATCGGTGCCCACGTCACTCTCCGTGGCGACCGCATGTGGGAGTTCCTGGACCGCACCCTGTCGCTCGCGCTCCCGCGCATCCGCGACTTCCGCGGTCTGTCCCCCAAGCAGTTCGACGGCCGTGGCAACTACACCTTCGGTCTCACGGAGCAGGTCATGTTCCACGAGATCGACCAGGACAAGATCGACCGCGTCCGGGGTATGGACATCACCGTGGTCACCACGGCGACCAACGACGAAGAGGGCCGTGCCCTTCTCCGTCACCTCGGCTTCCCGTTCAAGGAGGCGTGA
- the rplV gene encoding 50S ribosomal protein L22, with the protein MEARAQARYIRVTPMKARRVVDLIRGMDATEAQAVLRFAPQAASVPVGKVLDSAIANAAHNYDHTDADSLVISEAYVDEGPTLKRFRPRAQGRAYRIRKRTSHITVVVSSKEGTR; encoded by the coding sequence ATGGAAGCCAGGGCCCAGGCGCGGTACATCCGCGTTACGCCCATGAAGGCCCGCCGAGTGGTGGACCTTATCCGTGGCATGGATGCCACGGAGGCTCAGGCGGTCCTGCGTTTCGCCCCGCAGGCCGCGAGCGTGCCGGTCGGCAAGGTGCTGGACAGCGCCATTGCCAACGCCGCGCACAACTACGACCACACCGACGCCGACAGCCTCGTCATCTCCGAGGCGTACGTCGACGAGGGCCCGACCCTTAAGCGGTTCCGGCCGCGTGCCCAGGGCCGCGCCTACCGGATCCGCAAGCGGACCAGCCACATCACCGTGGTCGTCAGCAGCAAGGAAGGAACCCGGTAA
- the rpmC gene encoding 50S ribosomal protein L29 — translation MSAGTKASELRELGDEELLAKLREAKEELFNLRFQAATGQLENHGRLKAVRKDIARIYTLMRERELGIETVENV, via the coding sequence ATGTCGGCCGGTACCAAGGCGTCCGAGCTGCGCGAACTGGGTGACGAGGAGCTTCTGGCGAAGCTTCGCGAAGCCAAGGAAGAGCTGTTCAACCTCCGCTTCCAGGCGGCGACCGGACAGCTCGAGAACCACGGTCGGCTGAAGGCCGTCCGCAAGGACATCGCGCGGATCTACACCCTGATGCGCGAGCGCGAGCTGGGCATCGAAACGGTGGAGAACGTCTGA
- the rpsQ gene encoding 30S ribosomal protein S17 gives MSENNVTETNTEARGFRKTREGIVVGDKMDKTVVVAVEDRKKHALYGKVIRSTSKLQAHDEQNSAGVGDRVLLMETRPMSATKRWRIVEVLEKAK, from the coding sequence ATGAGCGAGAACAATGTGACCGAGACGAACACCGAGGCCCGGGGCTTTCGCAAGACCCGCGAGGGCATCGTCGTCGGCGACAAGATGGACAAGACCGTCGTCGTCGCCGTCGAGGACCGCAAGAAGCACGCGCTGTACGGGAAGGTCATCCGCAGCACGAGCAAGCTCCAGGCCCACGACGAGCAGAACTCGGCCGGCGTCGGCGACCGTGTCCTCCTGATGGAGACCCGGCCGATGTCCGCGACGAAGCGCTGGCGCATCGTCGAGGTCCTCGAGAAGGCCAAGTAG
- the rplX gene encoding 50S ribosomal protein L24 gives MKIKKGDLVQVVTGKDRGKQGKVIAAYPREDRVLVEGVNRVKKHTKAAPTAGGSQAGGIVTTEAPVHVSNVQLVVEKDGNKVVTRVGYRFDGEGNKIRVAKRTGEDI, from the coding sequence ATGAAGATCAAGAAGGGTGACCTGGTCCAGGTCGTCACCGGCAAGGACAGGGGCAAGCAGGGCAAGGTCATTGCCGCTTACCCGCGCGAGGACCGTGTCCTGGTCGAGGGCGTCAACCGGGTCAAGAAGCACACCAAGGCCGCCCCGACCGCCGGCGGCTCGCAGGCCGGCGGGATCGTGACCACCGAGGCCCCGGTCCACGTCTCCAACGTCCAGCTGGTCGTGGAGAAGGACGGCAACAAGGTCGTCACGCGTGTCGGTTACCGCTTCGACGGCGAGGGCAACAAGATCCGCGTTGCCAAGCGGACGGGCGAGGACATCTGA
- the rplN gene encoding 50S ribosomal protein L14, translating to MIQQESRLRVADNTGAKEILCIRVLGGSGRRYAGIGDVIVATVKDAIPGGNVKKGDVIKAVIVRTVKERRRPDGSYIRFDENAAVILKNDGDPRGTRIFGPVGRELREKKFMKIISLAPEVL from the coding sequence GTGATCCAGCAGGAGTCGCGACTGCGCGTCGCCGACAACACGGGAGCGAAGGAAATCCTTTGCATCCGTGTACTCGGTGGCTCCGGTCGCCGCTACGCGGGCATCGGTGACGTGATCGTCGCCACCGTCAAGGACGCGATCCCCGGCGGCAACGTGAAGAAGGGTGACGTCATCAAGGCGGTCATCGTTCGCACCGTCAAGGAGCGCCGCCGTCCGGACGGCTCGTACATCCGTTTCGACGAGAACGCCGCCGTCATTCTGAAGAACGACGGCGACCCTCGTGGCACCCGTATCTTCGGCCCGGTCGGCCGAGAGCTGCGCGAGAAGAAGTTCATGAAGATCATCTCCCTCGCGCCGGAGGTGCTGTGA
- the rpsC gene encoding 30S ribosomal protein S3 — protein MGQKVNPHGFRLGITTDFKSRWYADKLYKDYVKEDVAIRRMMTSGMERAGISKVEIERTRDRVRVDIHTARPGIVIGRRGAEADRIRGDLEKLTGKQVQLNILEVKNPETDAQLVAQAVAEQLSSRVSFRRAMRKSMQSSMKAGAKGIKIQCGGRLGGAEMSRSEFYREGRVPLHTLRANVDYGFFEAKTTFGRIGVKVWIYKGDVKNIAEVRAENAAARAGNRPARGGGADRPARGGRGGERGGRGRKPQAAAAEAPKAEAPAAAPAEAAPSSTGGTEA, from the coding sequence ATGGGCCAGAAGGTTAACCCGCATGGGTTCCGGCTCGGCATCACCACCGACTTCAAGTCGCGCTGGTACGCCGACAAGCTGTACAAGGACTACGTCAAGGAAGACGTCGCCATCCGTCGGATGATGACGTCCGGCATGGAGCGCGCCGGCATCTCGAAGGTGGAGATCGAGCGCACCCGTGACCGTGTGCGGGTGGACATCCACACCGCGCGTCCGGGCATCGTCATCGGCCGCCGTGGCGCCGAGGCCGACCGCATCCGCGGCGACCTCGAGAAGCTCACGGGCAAGCAGGTCCAGCTGAACATCCTCGAGGTCAAGAACCCCGAGACCGACGCTCAGCTGGTTGCCCAGGCCGTCGCCGAGCAGCTCTCCTCCCGCGTCTCCTTCCGCCGCGCCATGCGTAAGAGCATGCAGTCGTCGATGAAGGCCGGCGCCAAGGGCATCAAGATCCAGTGCGGTGGCCGCCTCGGCGGCGCCGAGATGTCCCGCTCGGAGTTCTACCGCGAGGGCCGTGTGCCCCTGCACACGCTCCGCGCGAACGTGGACTACGGCTTCTTCGAGGCCAAGACGACCTTCGGCCGCATCGGTGTGAAGGTCTGGATCTACAAGGGCGACGTCAAGAACATCGCCGAGGTCCGCGCCGAGAACGCCGCTGCCCGCGCCGGCAACCGCCCGGCCCGTGGCGGCGGCGCCGACCGCCCGGCCCGTGGTGGCCGCGGTGGCGAGCGTGGCGGCCGCGGTCGCAAGCCGCAGGCCGCCGCTGCCGAGGCCCCCAAGGCCGAGGCTCCGGCTGCCGCTCCGGCTGAGGCGGCGCCCTCCTCTACCGGTGGAACGGAGGCCTGA
- the rplP gene encoding 50S ribosomal protein L16 has product MLIPRRVKHRKQHHPKRRGQAKGGTTVAFGEYGIQALTPAYVTNRQIEAARIAMTRHIKRGGKVWINIYPDRPLTKKPAETRMGSGKGSPEWWIANVHPGRVMFELSYPNEKIAREALTRAAHKLPMKCRIVKREAGEA; this is encoded by the coding sequence ATGCTGATCCCCCGTAGGGTCAAGCACCGCAAGCAGCACCACCCGAAGCGCCGTGGTCAGGCCAAGGGCGGTACTACGGTCGCATTCGGCGAGTACGGCATTCAGGCCCTCACGCCGGCGTACGTGACCAACCGCCAGATCGAGGCGGCCCGTATCGCGATGACCCGCCACATCAAGCGTGGCGGCAAGGTCTGGATCAACATCTACCCGGACCGTCCGCTGACGAAGAAGCCTGCCGAGACCCGCATGGGTTCCGGTAAGGGTTCTCCGGAGTGGTGGATCGCGAACGTGCACCCCGGTCGGGTCATGTTCGAGCTGTCCTACCCCAACGAGAAGATCGCCCGTGAGGCGCTGACTCGTGCGGCCCACAAGCTGCCGATGAAGTGCCGGATCGTCAAGCGCGAGGCAGGTGAAGCGTGA